The following are encoded together in the Actinoplanes sp. N902-109 genome:
- the rpsA gene encoding 30S ribosomal protein S1 — translation MTSSIEATSSANKVTVDDLGSEEAFLAAIDETIKYFNDGDIVEGTVVKVDRDEVLLDIGYKTEGVIPSRELSIKHDVDPAEVVSVGDHIEALVLTKEDKEGRLILSKKRAQYERAWGTIEKIKEDDGVVRGSVIEVVKGGLILDIGLRGFLPASLVEMRRVRDLQPYVGRELEAKIIELDKNRNNVVLSRRAWLEQTQSEVRTEFLNKLQKGQVRKGVVSSIVNFGAFVDLGGVDGLVHVSELSWKHIDHPSEVVEVGQEVEVEVLDVDLDRERVSLSLKATQEDPWRQFARTHAINQIVPGKVTKLVPFGAFVRVDDGIEGLVHISELAERHVELPEQVVQVGSDVLVKVIDIDLERRRISLSLKQANEGFVEGEEHFDPTLYGMAATYDNEGNYIYPEGFDPETGEWLEGFEKQREAWEKQYAEARERWEAHTKQVQASRDADAEAALNPAPAGGVTTSSSSSTTSSTSSSAPARSAEEPAGTLATDEALAALREKLAGGKS, via the coding sequence ATGACGAGCAGCATCGAGGCCACCTCGAGCGCCAACAAGGTCACCGTCGACGACCTCGGCTCGGAGGAAGCTTTCCTCGCAGCCATCGACGAGACCATCAAGTACTTCAACGACGGCGACATTGTCGAAGGCACCGTCGTCAAGGTCGATCGGGACGAGGTCCTGCTCGACATCGGCTACAAAACCGAGGGCGTCATCCCCTCGCGTGAGTTGTCGATCAAGCATGACGTGGACCCCGCGGAAGTGGTGTCGGTCGGTGACCACATCGAAGCCCTCGTCCTCACCAAGGAGGACAAGGAAGGCCGCCTGATCCTCTCGAAGAAGCGCGCGCAGTACGAGCGGGCGTGGGGCACCATCGAGAAGATCAAGGAGGACGACGGCGTCGTTCGTGGCTCCGTCATCGAGGTCGTCAAGGGCGGCCTCATCCTCGACATCGGCCTGCGCGGCTTCCTGCCCGCCTCCCTGGTCGAGATGCGCCGGGTGCGCGACCTGCAGCCGTATGTGGGCCGCGAGCTCGAGGCCAAGATCATCGAGCTGGACAAGAACCGCAACAACGTGGTCCTGTCCCGCCGCGCCTGGCTGGAGCAGACCCAGTCCGAGGTCCGCACCGAGTTCCTCAACAAGCTGCAGAAGGGCCAGGTCCGCAAGGGCGTCGTGTCCTCCATCGTCAACTTCGGTGCCTTCGTGGACCTGGGTGGCGTGGACGGCCTGGTGCACGTCTCCGAGCTCTCCTGGAAGCACATCGACCACCCGTCCGAGGTGGTTGAGGTCGGCCAGGAGGTCGAGGTCGAGGTGCTCGACGTCGACCTGGACCGCGAGCGCGTCTCGCTGTCGCTGAAGGCGACCCAGGAAGACCCGTGGCGTCAGTTCGCCCGCACCCACGCGATCAACCAGATCGTGCCGGGCAAGGTCACCAAGCTGGTTCCGTTCGGTGCGTTCGTCCGCGTGGACGACGGCATCGAGGGCCTGGTGCACATCTCCGAGCTGGCCGAGCGGCACGTCGAGCTGCCCGAGCAGGTCGTCCAGGTGGGTTCGGACGTCCTGGTCAAGGTCATCGACATCGACCTCGAGCGGCGCCGCATCTCGCTGTCGCTCAAGCAGGCCAACGAGGGCTTCGTCGAGGGCGAGGAGCACTTCGACCCGACCCTCTACGGCATGGCTGCCACGTACGACAACGAGGGCAACTACATCTACCCGGAGGGCTTCGACCCGGAGACGGGCGAGTGGCTCGAGGGCTTCGAGAAGCAGCGCGAGGCCTGGGAGAAGCAGTACGCCGAGGCCCGCGAGCGTTGGGAGGCCCACACCAAGCAGGTGCAGGCATCCCGCGACGCCGACGCCGAAGCCGCGCTCAACCCGGCTCCGGCCGGCGGCGTGACCACCTCGTCGTCCTCCTCCACCACCTCCTCCACGAGCTCGTCCGCCCCGGCGCGCTCGGCCGAGGAGCCGGCCGGCACCCTGGCCACCGACGAAGCCCTCGCCGCTCTGCGCGAGAAGCTCGCCGGCGGCAAGAGCTGA
- the coaE gene encoding dephospho-CoA kinase, translating to MLMVGLTGGIGAGKSAVSARLRELGAVIIDSDVLAREVVAAGTEGLAAVVDAFGAEVVGADGELDRPALGAKVFGDEAARRRLEQIIHPRVRTRSAELTAAAAPDAIVVNDVPLLVEVGLAQTFHLVVVVEADAATRIARLVRTRGMAEEQATARIAAQASDEVRRSAADVLLDNTGSLDELLAKVDELWRARLRPYESNLRNHRIAAADEGLVESQAEWPAQAARLAARIRHALRPVLGRDVPVAHIGPTAVPELPARDEIELMLPVASPAEADKVNDALAAAGLPPRPGAVRAYGSADPGRPAGLQVRVEGSAEWRSALLMRDFLRTVAPARARHATAVVREPWSDADVAAAEQWAAATGWTPA from the coding sequence GTGCTGATGGTGGGCTTGACGGGTGGGATCGGGGCCGGCAAGAGCGCCGTGTCCGCGCGGCTGCGGGAACTAGGCGCCGTGATCATCGACTCCGACGTGCTGGCGCGCGAGGTCGTCGCCGCCGGCACCGAAGGGCTGGCCGCGGTCGTCGACGCCTTCGGGGCCGAGGTCGTGGGCGCCGACGGGGAGCTCGACCGGCCCGCGCTCGGCGCGAAAGTCTTCGGGGACGAGGCAGCGCGCCGCCGGCTCGAGCAGATCATCCACCCCCGGGTACGAACCAGGTCCGCCGAGCTGACCGCCGCTGCCGCCCCCGACGCGATCGTGGTCAACGACGTACCGCTGCTGGTGGAAGTCGGCCTGGCCCAGACATTTCACCTGGTCGTGGTGGTCGAGGCCGATGCGGCCACCCGGATCGCCAGGCTGGTGCGCACCCGGGGGATGGCCGAGGAGCAGGCCACCGCCCGGATTGCCGCGCAGGCCAGCGACGAGGTCCGCCGGTCCGCCGCCGACGTGCTGCTCGACAACACCGGCTCGCTCGACGAGCTGCTGGCGAAGGTGGACGAGCTGTGGCGGGCGCGGCTCCGACCGTACGAGAGCAATCTGCGGAACCACCGCATTGCCGCAGCTGACGAGGGTCTTGTCGAGTCCCAGGCGGAATGGCCGGCGCAGGCTGCCCGGCTCGCCGCCCGGATCCGGCATGCGCTGCGGCCGGTGCTCGGCCGGGACGTACCCGTCGCGCACATCGGCCCCACCGCGGTGCCGGAGTTGCCCGCGCGCGACGAGATCGAGCTCATGCTGCCGGTCGCGTCGCCGGCGGAAGCCGACAAGGTCAACGACGCGCTCGCGGCGGCCGGTCTGCCGCCCCGACCCGGTGCCGTGCGGGCGTATGGTTCCGCTGATCCCGGCCGTCCCGCCGGCCTTCAGGTACGGGTGGAGGGGTCGGCCGAGTGGCGTTCCGCCCTGCTCATGCGCGACTTCCTGCGCACCGTTGCCCCCGCACGGGCAAGACACGCGACGGCCGTCGTGCGGGAACCGTGGTCTGACGCGGACGTCGCAGCTGCCGAGCAATGGGCCGCGGCGACCGGGTGGACTCCCGCCTGA
- the uvrB gene encoding excinuclease ABC subunit UvrB — protein sequence MALDIPRLDGTFQVVSDYQPAGDQPTAIAELERRVRRGDRNTVLLGATGTGKSATTAWLIEKLQRPALVLAPNKTLCAQLAKEFRELLPNNAVEYFVSYYDYYQPEAYIAQTDTYIEKDSSVNEEVERLRHSATMSLLTRRDVIVVATVSAIYGLGTPQEYLERAVSVKVGQELDRDKLLRRLVDIQYARNDMAFQRGTFRVRGDTLEIIPAYEELAVRIEMFGDEIENLYYLHPLTGDIVREVDQLTIFPATHYAAGPERMERAIRDIEAELEERLAELDRQGKLLEAQRLRMRTTYDIEMMRQVGFCNGIENYSMHMDGRSYGDPAYTLLDYFPDDFITVIDESHVTIPQIGGMYEGDASRKRILIEHGFRLPSAADNRPLRFDEFLERVGQMVFLSATPGPWEMQEAGGEFVEQVIRPTGLIDPEVVVKPTKGQIDDLMHEIKLRVERDERVLVTTLTKKMAEDLTDYLLENGIRVRYLHSEVDTLRRVELLKELRKGDYDVLVGINLLREGLDLPEVSLVAILDADKEGFLRSGRSLIQTIGRAARNVSGQVHMYADKITPSMRDAIEETDRRRAKQIAHNEAHGISPEPLRKKIHDILDDIYREAEDTDSVIGTGAVVGGAGRQMSRGKAPVPETRSKSRGSSAPAREGMARAELAQLIQDLNDQMLAAARELQFELAARIRDEMSELKKELRGMDVAGVR from the coding sequence ATGGCGCTCGACATCCCACGACTCGACGGCACTTTCCAGGTCGTCAGCGACTATCAGCCCGCCGGTGACCAGCCCACGGCCATCGCGGAGCTGGAGCGCCGGGTGCGCCGTGGCGATCGCAACACGGTGCTGCTCGGCGCCACCGGCACCGGCAAGAGCGCGACGACCGCGTGGCTCATCGAGAAGCTGCAGCGGCCCGCGCTCGTGCTCGCCCCCAACAAGACCCTGTGCGCCCAGCTCGCCAAGGAGTTCCGCGAGCTGCTGCCGAACAACGCCGTCGAATACTTCGTCAGCTACTACGACTACTACCAGCCCGAGGCATATATCGCCCAGACCGACACCTACATCGAGAAGGACTCGTCGGTCAACGAGGAGGTCGAGCGGCTGCGGCACTCGGCCACCATGTCCCTGCTGACCCGCCGCGACGTCATCGTGGTGGCGACCGTGTCGGCGATCTACGGCCTGGGCACCCCGCAGGAATACCTCGAACGCGCCGTGAGCGTGAAGGTGGGTCAGGAGCTCGACCGCGACAAGCTGTTGCGCCGCTTGGTCGACATCCAATATGCCCGCAACGACATGGCGTTCCAGCGCGGCACCTTCCGGGTCCGGGGAGACACCCTCGAGATCATCCCCGCGTACGAGGAACTGGCCGTGCGCATCGAGATGTTCGGTGACGAGATCGAAAACCTGTACTACCTGCACCCGCTCACCGGTGACATCGTTCGCGAGGTGGACCAGCTGACGATCTTCCCGGCGACGCACTACGCCGCCGGCCCCGAGCGGATGGAGCGCGCCATCCGTGACATCGAGGCCGAGTTGGAGGAGCGGCTCGCCGAGCTGGATCGTCAGGGCAAGCTGCTCGAGGCTCAGCGGCTGCGCATGCGCACCACCTACGACATCGAGATGATGCGGCAGGTCGGCTTCTGCAACGGCATCGAGAACTACTCGATGCACATGGACGGCCGCTCCTACGGCGATCCCGCCTACACCCTGCTCGACTACTTCCCCGACGACTTCATCACCGTCATCGACGAGTCGCATGTGACGATCCCGCAGATCGGTGGCATGTACGAGGGCGATGCCTCCCGCAAGCGCATCCTCATCGAGCACGGCTTCCGGCTGCCCAGCGCGGCCGACAACCGCCCGCTGCGTTTCGACGAGTTCCTCGAGCGGGTCGGCCAGATGGTCTTCCTGTCGGCCACGCCCGGTCCGTGGGAGATGCAGGAGGCCGGCGGCGAGTTCGTCGAGCAGGTCATCCGTCCCACCGGTCTGATCGACCCCGAGGTGGTGGTCAAGCCGACCAAGGGCCAGATCGACGACCTCATGCACGAGATCAAGCTGCGCGTCGAGCGCGACGAGCGCGTGCTGGTCACCACGCTGACCAAGAAGATGGCCGAGGACCTCACCGACTACCTGCTGGAAAACGGCATCCGCGTGCGCTACCTGCACTCCGAGGTCGACACGCTGCGCCGCGTCGAGTTGCTCAAGGAGCTGCGCAAGGGTGACTACGACGTGCTGGTCGGCATCAACCTGCTGCGCGAGGGCCTCGACCTTCCCGAGGTCTCCCTGGTCGCGATCCTCGACGCGGACAAGGAGGGCTTCCTGCGCAGTGGCCGCTCCCTGATCCAGACCATCGGCCGTGCCGCCCGCAATGTCTCCGGGCAGGTCCATATGTACGCCGACAAGATCACCCCGTCCATGCGGGACGCCATCGAAGAAACCGACCGCCGCCGCGCCAAGCAGATCGCGCACAACGAGGCCCACGGCATCAGCCCCGAGCCGCTCCGCAAGAAGATCCACGACATCCTCGACGACATCTACCGCGAAGCCGAGGACACCGACTCCGTGATCGGCACGGGCGCGGTCGTCGGCGGCGCCGGCCGTCAGATGTCCCGCGGCAAAGCCCCGGTGCCGGAAACCCGCTCCAAGTCCCGCGGCTCCTCCGCTCCCGCCCGCGAGGGCATGGCCCGCGCCGAGCTGGCCCAGCTCATCCAGGACCTCAACGACCAGATGCTGGCCGCGGCCCGGGAGCTGCAGTTCGAGCTGGCCGCCCGCATCCGCGACGAGATGTCGGAGCTTAAGAAGGAGCTGCGGGGGATGGACGTGGCCGGGGTCCGGTGA